From the genome of Aquila chrysaetos chrysaetos chromosome 12, bAquChr1.4, whole genome shotgun sequence, one region includes:
- the KIAA0040 gene encoding uncharacterized protein KIAA0040 homolog codes for MEQKISSFFNSILELIRTKHEEGVFNTVCLAVLMGLPFVVLIAFIFICCHCCFCSQRGESRKKGGPSSNGQLHAEKNKKKKKKKKKDEEDLWISAQPKLLLLDKRPSLPI; via the coding sequence ATGGAGCAGAAGATCAGCTCTTTCTTTAATTCCATCTTGGAGCTCATCCGTACCAAGCATGAGGAAGGTGTCTTCAACACCGTCTGCCTGGCCGTGCTGATGGGTCTGCCTTTCGTCGTCCTCattgcattcattttcatctgctgccactgctgcttctgcagccagaggggagaaagcaggaagaaaggtGGTCCCAGCAGCAACGGGCAGCTGCACGCcgagaagaacaagaagaaaaagaagaagaagaagaaggatgAAGAGGACCTGTGGATTTCGGCTCAGCCCAAGCTGCTCTTGCTGGACAAGAGACCCTCCTTGCCCATCTAG